A region from the Panicum hallii strain FIL2 chromosome 1, PHallii_v3.1, whole genome shotgun sequence genome encodes:
- the LOC112878152 gene encoding nicotianamine aminotransferase A-like, producing the protein MATTHHQNGAAARAAEDGIKGNGNGNAAAEWRFARPAKERALAAAGDKMSIRAVRFKISASVDARDPRPVLPLAHGDPSVFPAFRTAAEAEEAVAAALRTGKLNCYPAGVGLPDARRALAKHLSRDLPYDLSSDDIFLTAGGTQAIEVVISVLAQPGTNILLPRPGYPNYEARAALNNLEVRRFDLIPERGWEIDIDSLKSIADKNTTAMIIINPNNPCGSVYTREHLTKVAEAARKLGILVIADEVYGNLVFGDSQFIPMGVFGHIAPVLSIGSLSKRWIVPGWRLGWVAACDPKKILQQTKILTSITNFLNVSTDPATFIQGALPKILENTKEDFFKRIIGLLEETSEICYREIKDIKCITCPHKPEGSMFVMVKLNLYLLEGIHDDIDFCCKLAKEESVILCPGSVLGMENWVRITFAIDSSSLLDGLERIKSFCQRHKKKNMLNGI; encoded by the exons ATGGCGACGACCCACCACCAgaacggcgccgccgcccgtgccgcgGAGGACGGCATCAAAGGCAACGGGAACGGCAACGCGGCGGCGGAGTGGCGGTTCGCGCGGCCGGCGAAGGAGcgcgcgctggcggcggcgggggacaaGATGAGCATCCGCGCGGTGCGGTTCAAGATCAGCGCGAGCGTGGACGCGCGCGACCCGCGGCCCGTGCTGCCGCTGGCGCACGGGGACCCCTCCGTGTTCCCGGCCTTCCGCACCGCCGCCGAGGCCGAGgaagccgtcgccgccgcgctccgGACGGGCAAGCTCAACTGCTACCCCGCCGGCGTCGGCCTGCCCGACGCACGCCG TGCTTTGGCGAAGCACCTGTCGCGTGATCTTCCATACGACCTATCGTCCGACGACATCTTCCTCACCGCTGGAGGCACTCAAGCCATCGAGGTGGTGATCTCAGTTCTAGCCCAACCGGGCACCAACATACTGCTGCCAAGACCGGGGTATCCAAACTACGAGGCGCGCGCCGCGCTGAACAACTTAGAAGTTCGCCGCTTCGATCTGATTCCTGAGAGGGGGTGGGAAATCGACATCGACTCTCTGAAGTCTATTGCTGACAAGAACACCACCGCAATGATCATCATCAACCCCAACAACCCTTGTGGGAGTGTGTACACCCGTGAACATCTGACCAAG GTTGCTGAGGCAGCAAGGAAGCTTGGGATCTTAGTCATTGCTGATGAAGTGTATGGCAACTTGGTTTTTGGGGACTCCCAGTTCATCCCAATGGGCGTCTTTGGGCACATTGCCCCAGTGTTGAGCATAGGGTCACTCTCAAAGAGATGGATAGTGCCTGGATGGAGACTTGGCTGGGTTGCTGCTTGTGACCCCAAGAAGATTCTACAACAAACTAAG ATTCTTACATCAATCACAAACTTCCTTAATGTTTCAACTGATCCGGCAACTTTCATTCAG GGAGCACTTCCAAAAATACTTGAGAACACAAAGGAAGATTTCTTCAAGAGGATCATTGGTCTGCTAGAGGAAACATCAGAGATATGTTATAGAGAAATAAAGGACATAAAGTGCATCACTTGTCCTCACAAGCCAGAAGGTTCCATGTTTGTGATG GTGAAGCTGAATTTATATCTTTTGGAGGGGATCCATGATGACATTGATTTTTGCTGCAAGCTGGCAAAAGAAGAGTCGGTGATTTTGTGCCCAG GGAGTGTTCTGGGAATGGAAAACTGGGTTCGCATAACATTTGCCATTGATTCATCTTCTCTTCTGGATGGCCTTGAGAGGATCAAATCTTTCTGCCAAAGGCACAAGAAGAAGAATATGCTTAATGGCATCTAA